Proteins from a single region of Argopecten irradians isolate NY chromosome 7, Ai_NY, whole genome shotgun sequence:
- the LOC138326849 gene encoding mucin-2-like, which produces MLPLPPLILSLLTLILPLPPLILPLQPLILSLPLFILPFSLPFLPLILPSLTQILPLPPLILPLPKTNTTIPTTITTTNTTITTTNTTNTKTNTTIPNTNTTITTINTTFTTTNTIIFTINTTIPTTITTTNTTITTTNTTITTTNITTTNTTITTTNTTITTTNITTTNTTITTIITPTKAAISTTNTTILNTNTTITTTITTTNTTITSTNTTIPTTITTNNTTISTTNTTITTTNITNTTNITTTNTTNTTKITTTNTTNTTTNTTITTIITATNTTITTTITTTNTTITTTITTTITTTDTTITTTNTTISTTITTTNTITTKTTITNTITTTNTTIPSTNTTIPITITSTIATIITTTITTTNTTTIPTTITSTITTTIPTTNTTIPTTITSTITTTIPTTITTTNTTIPTTITTTNTTFTTTITTTNTTINITNTTIPTTISCTITTTIPTTNTIIPTTITSTITTTITTTNTTIITTNTTITTTITTTNTTITTTITTTITTIATTNTTNTTTNTTITTTNTSITTTITTTNTTITTTITSTITTTNTTITATITTTNTTITTTITSTITTTNTTITATITTTNTTITTTITSTITTTNTTITATITTTNTTIPTTNTTITTTISTTAPLSTPSHILPFISPCYRPNIINLGLLSIEKKSF; this is translated from the exons ATgctaccattaccaccactaatACTATCATTACTAACACTAatactaccattaccaccattaataCTACCATTACAACCACTAATACTATCATTACCACTATTCATACTACCATTCTCACTACCATTCCTACCACTAATATTACCATCACTAACACAAATattaccattaccaccactaatACTACCATTACCAAAAACTAATACTACCATTCCcactaccattaccaccactaatACTACCATAACAACCACTAATACTACTAATACCAAAACTAATACTACCATTCCCAACACTAATacaaccattaccaccattaataCTACCTTTACCACCACTAATACTATTATTTTCACCATTAATACTACCATTCCcactaccattaccaccactaatactaccattaccactacaaatactaccattaccaccactaatattaccaccactaatactaccattaccactacaaatactaccattaccaccactaatATTACCACCACTAATACTACCATTACCACTATCATTACCCCCACTAAAGCTGCCATTAGCACCACTAATACTACAATTCTCAACACTAATACTACCATTACcactaccattaccaccactaatACTACCATAACCTCCACTAATACTACCATTCCCACCACTATTACCACCAATAATACTACCATTAGCACTACAAatactaccattaccaccactaatATTACCAATACCACTAACATTACCACCACTAATACTACCAATACCACTAAAATTACCACCACTAATACTACCAATACCACTACAAATACTACCATTACCACTATCATTACCGCCACTAATACTACCATTACcactaccattaccaccactaatACTACCATTACCACTACCATTACcactaccattaccaccactgatactaccattaccaccacaAATACTACCATTTCcactaccattaccaccactaatacaat CACCACTAAAACTACCATTACcaataccattaccaccactaatACTACAATTCCCTCCACAAATACTACCATTCCCATTACCATTACATCTACCATAGCCACTATCATTACcactaccattaccaccactaatACTACTACCATTCCCACTACCATTACATCTACCATAACCACTACCATTCCCACCACAAATACTACCATTCCTACTACCATTACATCTACCATAACCACTACCATTCCcactaccattaccaccacaAATACTACCATTCCcactaccattaccaccactaatACTACCTTTACCACTACTATTACCACCACTAATACTACCATTAACATCACTAATACTACCATTCCCACTACCATTTCATGTACCATAACCACTACCATTCCCACCACAAATACTATCATTCCTACTACCATTACATCTACCATTACcactaccattaccaccactaatACTACCATTATCACCACTAATACTACCATTACcactaccattaccaccactaatACTACCATTACTACTACCATTACCACTACTATTACTACTATTGCCACCACTAATACTACCAATACCACCACTAatactaccattaccaccactaatACTTCCATCACCACTACCATCACCACCACTAATACTACCATTACCACTACCATTACAtctaccattaccaccactaatACCACCATTACCgctaccattaccaccactaatACCACCATTACCACTACCATTACAtctaccattaccaccactaatACCACCATTACCgctaccattaccaccactaatACCACCATTACCACTACCATTACAtctaccattaccaccactaatACCACCATTACCgctaccattaccaccactaatACCACCATTCCCACCACAAATACTACCATTACCACTACCATTTCCACTACTGCACCACTATCAACACCATCACATATACTACCGTTCATCTCaccatgctacaggccaaatatcattAACCTGGGTCTTTTGtctattgagaagaagtcattttaa
- the LOC138326847 gene encoding integumentary mucin A.1-like has protein sequence MTIPTTYTTITTTITTTKTTITTTNTTITNTNITITNTNTTIITTITTTNTTITNTNITITKTNTTITTTITTTYTTITTTNTTNTTTITTTNTTITATDTTITTTITTTNITITTTNTTITKPNTTIPTTITTTYTTITTTNILPYH, from the coding sequence ATGACCATTCCCACCACGTATACTACCATTACCACTACCATTACCACAACTAAaactaccattaccaccactaatACTACTATCACTAACACAAATATTACCATTACCAACACTAATACTACTATTATcactaccattaccaccactaatACTACCATCACTAACACAAATATTACCATTACCAAAACTAATACTACCATTACcactaccattaccaccacttatacgaccattaccaccactaatACTACCAATACcactaccattaccaccactaatACTACCATTACCGCTACAGATACTACCATTACcactaccattaccaccactaatattaccattaccaccactaatACTACCATTACCAAACCTAATACTACCATTCCcactaccattaccaccacttatactaccattaccaccactaatATACTACCATACCACTAA